In a genomic window of Bacillus rossius redtenbacheri isolate Brsri chromosome 4 unlocalized genomic scaffold, Brsri_v3 Brsri_v3_scf4_2, whole genome shotgun sequence:
- the LOC134542074 gene encoding 52 kDa repressor of the inhibitor of the protein kinase-like — translation MAFEERQGSAKKRRKTINSFFLPTLPKSSVADSLVQTSLAAPPLKPSSYSEVDLSVPLGVNCLKDDPTSSSIISNNLPLLSMELTPLVTGDFTDTCKLSIADPTLVNSESSSVQDLGSSTSNENTKADTFLSETAVNDIGIFIGQTIDDIQKRELLANPWQAPSNYKFPHSTHNKNGKEVRRFLGHNHLSKYNWLVFSPSKQGLYCKYCPWFTVGNVAGGQKTVKLQKLVTKPLTTFSKLLGQKGDLEEHNNTRYHKEAVQAGKYFLKNYHSPEDNILNKVNKQHLQEIQDNRLRLKPIVESTIFLGRQNIPFRGHRDDDQLMMSESETNESICNEGNFRELLRFRVAAGDTMLEHHFKHTSSRATYISKTTQNNLIDCCGKEISSQILKNVLQAGIYSIIFDETTDLSHKSQLSLVLRYVHKGELREDFIGFVDAFQDLERVQVKDSGDLCSESKTVEDKSHQITQIKTHMTGNKELSLTGKDLGGIVVRLLKGMGLPLQQCVGIGTDGCSVMLSETRGAVAEIQKEAKNALRTPCFNHALNNSISKCSEVPAIRNSIGTMKETISFFSSSGKRNIVILRKLGGQLSGLCETRWVERHDGVVQFSVDLPKIISALDTICEWRDPATAGKAYGLSTALCDSQFIESMSSLSDILSITLPLSRLLQKPSFDLVGASEAISNIISILSSRREEAEHHFHQAWSRIEALVNDLGTEIVLPRFCGRQKNRSNYQTGDTSKESYFRLAIYVPLLDDILNDLQGRFPPATLDVFHLSFLTPSAINSQVKTEFHDGNINAITKLFLPFMEVDKDAAPILLKGEFFLWKRKWSVVSESTEVPQSVMKALNSCDKDVYPLIHKLLHILATLPISNASSERSFSALRRLKTWLRSRMSEDRLIGLALLHVHRDIPVNVDSVIDRFAKTGNRRIPFLI, via the coding sequence GCATTCGAGGAAAGACAAGGATCGGCGAAGAAACGGAGGAAAACAATTAATTCATTTTTCTTGCCAACACTTCCTAAGTCTTCTGTTGCGGATTCATTAGTGCAAACTTCTTTGGCGGCACCACCTCTTAAGCCATCATCATATTCTGAAGTGGATTTATCAGTGCCATTAGGAGTGAATTGTTTAAAGGATGACCCTACTTCTTCTAGCATTATTTCAAACAATCTTCCACTACTTTCGATGGAACTGACACCATTAGTGACGGGCGATTTCACAGATACCTGTAAACTTTCAATAGCAGACCCTACCTTAGTGAATTCTGAAAGTTCTTCAGTACAAGATCTTGGATCTTCAACCTCTAATGAAAATACCAAAGCTGATACATTTTTATCAGAAACAGCTGTCAATGACATTGGAATTTTCATTGGGCAGACTATAGATGACATTCAAAAGAGGGAGTTATTAGCCAATCCTTGGCAAGCTCCttcaaattacaaatttccacATTCGACACACAACAAGAATGGGAAAGAAGTGAGAAGATTTCTGGGCCACAACCACCTCAGTAAATATAACTGGCTAGTTTTCTCCCCATCTAAACAGGGACTTTATTGCAAGTACTGTCCATGGTTTACTGTAGGGAATGTTGCAGGAGGCCAAAAAACAGTAAAACTGCAAAAACTTGTTACGAAACCTCTAACAACATTTTCTAAGTTGCTAGGGCAAAAAGGTGATTTAGAGGAACACAATAATACTAGATACCACAAGGAAGCTGTGCAAGCAggtaaatattttctcaaaaactACCATTCGCCTGAAGACAATATTCTCAATAAAGTGAACAAGCAGCACCTACAAGAAATTCAGGATAACAGGCTGAGACTGAAGCCCATTGTGGAGTCCACTATTTTTTTGGGACGACAAAATATTCCATTTCGTGGACATCGAGATGATGATCAGCTCATGATGTCAGAGTCAGAGACAAATGAAAGCATTTGCAATGAAGGTAATTTCAGGGAGCTCTTGCGTTTTCGAGTAGCTGCAGGAGATACAATGCTTGAACATCATTTCAAACATACTTCCTCCAGAGCTACATATATTAGCAAAACCACTCAAAACAATCTAATTGACTGTTGTGGTAAAGAGATTtcaagccaaattttgaaaaatgtattgcAGGCAGGAATTTATTCTATTATATTTGACGAAACTACAGACTTATCACACAAATCTCAGCTTAGTCTGGTTTTGCGGTATGTACACAAGGGTGAGTTAAGAGAAGACTTTATTGGTTTTGTAGATGCTTTCCAAGATCTTGAAAGAGTTCAAGTTAAAGATAGTGGAGACTTATGCAGCGAAAGCAAAACAGTGGAGGATAAATCACATCAAATTacacaaataaaaacacatatgACTGGCAATAAAGAGCTTTCACTCACAGGAAAAGATTTGGGAGGTATAGTTGTGCGGCTGTTAAAAGGTATGGGTCTTCCTCTACAACAGTGTGTTGGTATTGGCACAGATGGATGCTCAGTAATGCTATCAGAAACAAGAGGGGCAGTCGCTGAAATACAGAAAGAAGCTAAAAATGCTTTAAGAACCCCATGCTTTAATCATGCTCTCAACAACTCTATTTCAAAATGTAGTGAGGTGCCTGCCATAAGAAATTCGATTGGAACTATGAAAGAAACAAtttcgtttttttcttcttctgggaAAAGAAACATTGTCATTCTACGGAAGTTAGGGGGTCAGTTATCCGGTCTTTGTGAAACAAGATGGGTGGAACGTCATGACGGGGTAGTGCAGTTCTCTGTTGATCTGCCTAAAATAATATCTGCGTTGGACACCATTTGCGAATGGCGTGACCCTGCTACTGCTGGAAAAGCATATGGACTTTCAACAGCACTTTGTGACAGCCAGTTCATAGAGTCTATGTCTTCTCTGAGCGACATATTATCCATTACACTTCCACTCAGCAGGCTGCTGCAAAAACCGTCATTCGATCTGGTTGGTGCGTCAGAAGCAATTTCAAACATAATTAGTATTTTGTCATCTCGTAGAGAAGAAGCAGAGCATCATTTCCATCAAGCGTGGTCTAGAATTGAGGCCCTTGTAAATGATCTCGGCACCGAAATAGTTCTTCCCCGTTTTTGTGGTCGCCAGAAAAATCGTTCAAATTACCAGACAGGAGATACAAGCAAAGAAAGTTATTTCAGGCTTGCTATATATGTGCCATTATTGGACGATATTCTAAATGATCTTCAAGGAAGGTTTCCACCTGCCACCCTTGATGTTTTTCATTTATCTTTCCTGACACCAAGTGCAATTAACAGTCAAGTAAAGACCGAATTCCACGACGGAAATATTAATGCCATTACTAAGCTTTTTCTACCTTTTATGGAGGTAGATAAGGACGCTGCACCTATCCTTCTTAAGGGCGAATTTTTTCTGTGGAAAAGGAAATGGAGTGTGGTTTCTGAATCAACTGAGGTTCCACAGAGTGTGATGAAAGCTTTGAATTCCTGTGACAAGGATGTATATCCCTTGATTCATAAGCTGCTTCATATCCTTGCTACTCTTCCAATCAGCAACGCCAGTTCTGAGAGGAGTTTTTCAGCCCTTCGAAGACTGAAAACTTGGCTGCGGTCACGAATGTCAGAAGATCGGCTCATAGGCCTTGCTCTTTTACATGTGCATCGAGACATTCCAGTGAATGTAGACAGTGTTATTGACAGATTTGCGAAAACAGGAAACCGAAGAATTCCTTTTTTGATATAG